In Snodgrassella alvi wkB2, the DNA window AATCTCGTCCAGAGACGTAATGCCTTCCATGACTTTCAGTAAACCGGCATGGCGTAAATCAACTAGCCCTTCCTTGAGCGCCTGAGTGCTGATATCAACTTCATTACCATTATTCATGATAATACGTTGCATTTCATCACTGACCGGCATAACTTCATATACGCCGGCACGTCCTTTATAACCTTTACCCTTACACCTTTCACAACCTACTGGCCGGTAGAATGTCCATTCTTTGGCGAGATCTTCATCTGAAAAACCTGCTTTTTTCAGTGCAAATTCAGGCGGACGCTCTGCCGGTGCCTTGCAGGTACATAAACGCCGCACCAGACGCTGTGCCATAATCAGATTTACTGAGCTGGCAATATTAAACGGCGCAACGCCCATATTCAGCATACGGGATAATGTAGCAGGGGCATTATTGGTATGCAGAGTTGAAAATACCATATGGCCGGTTTGTGCAGCTTTAATGGCAATATCTGCGGTTTCCAAATCACGGATTTCCCCCACCATAATGATATCCGGATCCTGGCGCAGAAATGATTTTAACGCTGCAGCAAATGTCAGTCCTTGTTTATCATTAACATTTACCTGGTTAATACCAGGCAGGTTAATTTCCGCAGGGTCTTCAGCAGTGGAAATGTTAACACTGTCGGTATTAAGAATATTAAGGCAGGTATACAGTGATACGGTTTTACCGGAACCGGTAGGGCCAGTAACCAGCACCATACCATATGGCCGGTGGATGGCCTCAAGCAGTAATTCTTTCTGAAATGGCTCAAAACCAAGTTGTTCAATATTCAGAGTAGCCGCATCCGAATTCAGGATACGCATTACAATTTTTTCCCCGAACAGAGTGGGCAGTGTGCTGACACGGAAATCAATCGGCTTGGCACCTTTACGGAACTGAACCTGAATACGTCCGTCCTGAGGAATACGTTTTTCTGAAATGTCCAGTTTGGCCATTACTTTAATACGTGAAGCGATCTGGCCGCGAATATTCAGTGGCATACGTACCACTTCACGCAACTGTCCGTCAACGCGAAAGCGTACTCGTGCCATTTCTTCATAAAATTCAAAATGGATATCTGATGCGCCGCTGTTTAATGCATCACCTAGTATTTTAAAAACAAATTTTGCAATTGGTCCATTTTCGCCATCTTCGTCATCTGCAGACATGGCGTTATTTTCTACAGCACTGGAGTCACCAATTGAATCCATATCTTCTAGAAGGTTGGTGGATTCCTGACCAAGATTTTCCAGTAATTGGCGTAACTGACTATCGCGGACTATAACCAGATTCAGTACGCAGCCGGCATCTGTGGCAATTTTCTGGTAATGCTGAATTGATGTAGGATCAGATACAGCCAAAAACAGTCGATTACCGCGCTTGAATAGCGGCACGCAAATGTATTGCTGCATAATTTTCAGATTAATTAAATCCAGCGGTACCAGACTTTGATTATATGGCTCCAGATTCAGGTAAGGAATACCGAATACACCGGACAGAAAGCTGGCCAGTTTATCAGCATTGATGGCTCCAGATTGTAGTAGTGCCGGTATAACCGGACGTTTTTGTTCCAGTTCCTGACGCAGTTTTTCTGCTTTTTCTGCGTCAATAATCTGGTGCTTATATAAAACCCTGATCAGTCCAAGACTCATACAAATTAATTCCCGTCTCCATAACTTCTGAGTTTACATTCTGGTAAATGCTGTACCTGTTCAGGTTTGACTGAAATATTACTGCATACAGCACACTTTTTTCTAACCTGTATCAGATAAAAGACCAGAGTAAATTCATGTTAATGTTTAATTGTGCTAATTATAAGTGAATTTGTGTATTTAAACAGCCTATATATCGGTTTAATTACAAATTTCCCAGTAATCTGCATATAACTGTAATTCCATTTGCTGGTGCCACTGGTTGGCAATTAGCCGGTAAACCACGCGAATATGTTCCGGTAAGGTGGCTGTACAGCGGAAAAACATAACTTCATATTCACAGTTGTTCTTGTGTAACACTGCTTTAATATGGCCGGTACCCACTATTTGTTGTCTGATTACTTTAAATTCATCGCAAAAACGAGGTTCAGGAAAATTCTGGCCCCATACCAGAGCCGCCAATTGCTGTGCTGTGGCTAAGTTCAGATATTGATTGTCTAATGAACCATCAGTCTGGTACGTATAGTTTAAATCCGCCGGCCGGATGAGTTGCCGGCAGACTGCCTCAAATTCATTTTGGAAAGCTGCCAGATGTATTTCGGAAATACTTAAGCCTGCAGCCATAGCATGTCCGCCAAACTTCTGGATAATATCCGGCCGGCGCTTACTGACCATATCCAGTGCATCACGCAGATGTAAACCGGTAATAGACCGGCCGGAGCCGCGTAATGTACCATCTTCCGCCTGAGCAAAAACAATACTGGGTCGATGAAAGGTTTCGCGTAACCGGCCTGCTAAAATTCCGGTTACTCCCTGATGCCAGTTATCATGATAAGCAACGATGCTATAGCTGTTTTCTGTATTGAAGCCGGCCAGTTGTAGATTAGCTTCATCCTGCATGCTGCGCTGAATCTGACGACGTTCATGGTTCAGATCATTCAGTTGTTTGGCCAGATCGGTTGCACTTTCCATATCATCGCTCAACAGACAGGCTATACCCAGACTCATATCATCCAGTCTGCCGGCAGCATTCAGACGGGGTCCGATAGCAAAACCCAGATCAAATGCATGTGCCTGTTGCGGATTGCGTTTGGCCACTGCAAACAAGGCACGAATTCCTGCTTGCATTTTATCAGCTTTAATTCGTCTGAGCCCTTGAGCTACCAGCAGGCGATTATTCTGATCGAGAGGTACTACATCGGCGATGGTGCCCAGTGCCACCAAATCAAGCCATTGAGCAAGATTGGGTTCCGGATGTTTACTAAACCAGTTTTGCTGGCGCAGATGGTAACGCAAAGCCATTAGTACGTAGAACATCACACCCACACCAGCCAATGCTTTACTGGGAAATTGATCACCTGGTTGATTAGGATTAACAATAATACATTCAGGCAGTTGTTCACCCGGCAGATGGTGGTCAGTAATCAGGACGTCCATTCCTAGCTGTTGTGCGCGTTGTACGCCGGCTACACTGGCGATACCATTATCCACGGTAAGCAGCAGGTTCGTACCTGTCTGAGCTGCAAGCTCAGCAATTTGTTCAGTTAAGCCATAACCATGTTCAAAGCGGTTGGGGACGAAAAAATCAGTTTGCGCTCCCATTGCCTGTAATCCGCGCATCCCTAAGGCACATGCTGTGGCTCCGTCTGCATCATAATCGGCAACAATCAGAATTTTTTCCTGCCGTTCGATTGCCTGAGCCAGTCGTTCACTGGCGGCCTGAATATTTTTCAAATTCTGAAACGGTAACAGCGCAGATAAATTGTATTCAGTTTCACTTTTGTTTTTAATTGCTCGTGTTGCATACAGTTTGGCCAGCAGAGGATCAACACCCTGAGCAAGCAGAGTTTGCAGAGCATCAGTATCTACCGAACGGGTAATAATATGTGCCGGCTTCATAAATTCAATCCGGTAAAAGGTTGGGTTTTAATCCGGAACAAACGAAATCTGGGCTTGCGAATCTGAAGCAATCCGGCTTCACAGCGGATATTCAGCTGGCTGATATGTCTGTTTTTTAATCCTGACAGCAAAGGTTGCCACCAGTCTTGTTCCCATTGATGCATTATTTGTGCATAGGTATAAACATCACCCTGATTTACTGGTAAGCATAAACTATCATTAAACAATACAATTTCCTGCTGGCCTGAATCTGACAGAGTATCCATTAATGCTGCGTAATTTAGCAGTAATTCATGCGCATGCAATGCCCACGAACTATTGGTATAAAGTAGTGTGTCGTGCTTTGCTGTGCCAATAAGGTCTTTTTCAAACCATAAACCATTAATCGTGGGCAGACCGCGTGTGCTGCGCTCCTGATTCAGTGGATGCTGATACAGCAACATTTGCAGCTCAGTTTGCTGTTGCAGAATCAGAGTTGCATCTTTACCCGAAGGTTTGGCGGTACCGTCTATGCAGCCTGACAAATCAAGTAAAGATGACAGGGTAAAATCAAGTACCTGTGGCGTGGTAACTAGCCATAAATCCGGTCTGACCGGAAAAAACCGCCAGCCATCTCGCTGTAACCATGTACTCAAAACTTCACAGAAAGATTTTGCCTCTTCTGGATTCAGACCAAGAGCATTTCCGTCAAGATACTGAAGCTGATGCATGCCGGCTGTCTGGTTTATAGGTGTGACAATAAAGCCGCAATATTCCGGGTTTAGGTTTAATTGCTGCTGAGCCTGTTGAACCCATGAACCTTCCCACAGATATTGCTGATATAACTGACTTCTGTTTATGGTTTGTAATGTATATTTGCTCCATTGCCGCAGGGTATTCAGTGCCGGTAGCTGTAAGTCAGGTACCGCAGCTTCCTGATGAGGCCATAATAAACCCGGCAGAACGAGAGTTATACTTAAATCTGCAGACATGAATACACAATATTCCCAGTATAAAAATCAATATCACTTTGAGTTTTTATCAAATCAGATTGTTAATTTGATACTATACTTTTCATTCATTCCATCATGGAGTTATTAAAATACAGCCTGACGAATTTTTTCAACATCAACATCTTGGATATATCTTTGTATGTTTGGATAAATCTTGTAATGATGATTCAATTCCGGCTTCATTAATTCTTCGATAACCTGTTTTTTAGTCCAATTCTGAAAAATTAACCGATACATCGCAATAACTACTCCTGTGCGATCACTGCCATGCCAGCAATGAATTAATACTGGTTTAGGCGAGTTTTTAATAGCTTTAAGAATTTGAATGATTTTTTCATCGGTTATATTCTCAGCCCGCATATCAATCCGGATTTCAGACATGTCCGTATTAGCAATTTTGTCCTGATCACTATGCCATGAACGCAAGTTAATTATTGTTTTAATCCCTATTTTATTAAGCTGTTCAGCCTCTTTTAAAGAGGGTTGTTCAGATCGGTATACATCATCAGATACTTTATAAAAATTGCCGGGTAACTGATTAGAATTAGCATAAGACTGACAACTGCTGATAATGAAACACACGCAGCACCATAAAAAAATATTTGCTATTCTTGTCATTCTAAAACCATAGAAAGATAACGGTAAAAGTATGCGGATGAATTTAAGGCTGTGGCTGTAACCAACTCTTTAATAGCAATGCATTATCAATACTCAGCAACGCAGTATCAGCTAATGCTGCCTGTGCCAGTAAAGTAGTCTGTCGCAGTAAACCGTCACGGATGAAATGTATCCGTACTGTTTCACCAGCATGAATACGTGCCCATTGCTTATTAAAATCGGTAATAATTTCATCATTAATAGCAATCAGCTGGTCACCGGCACTCATACCTGCATTCTCGGCACTGCCTTGATTAAATACTTGTTGCAGGCTGACACCGAATGAGGCTGGCTGAACGCGGGCACCCAGATCTGCACTGGGCTGTTCGGCAACGGAATAATGCTCAACATATGCGCCACCATGCTGGCGAGGCAAGGCAGCCCAGTGGAGCTGTACACCAGCCTGCTGTAATTGTTCTGCCAAAGGCAAGTCTGCCGTGGTCATAATGTATTGCTGATAAACTTGAGTTAAGTCTATTCCGGTAGCTTGCTGGGCTATTTTCAGCCATTCATTTTCAGCCAGCCCCATACCCCGCTGACGCCAGTCCTGATACAGGGCACGCATAATATCATCCAGATTTTTTTGCTGGCCAGTATGCCGGCGGATATAGTGATCCAGACACAGAGCTGCCAGTGCGCCTTTCTGGTAATAGCTGACAATACTGTTGGCACTGTTTTCATTCTGTTTGTAATATTTTGTCCATGCAGTAAAGCTGGAATCTGCCAGACTTTGCTTTAAACGGCCGGCACCCTGTTGCACGCGGGTAATGGTTTTGGCCAGTAATTGCAGATACTGCTCTGGTGTAATCACACCGCTGCGTACCAGAAACCAGTCATCATAATAGGAAGTGATACCTTCAAAAGCCCACAACAGCTTTGTATAAGCTTCATCATCCAGTTTGCTGTTTAAAAATGCAGAAGGAATAATAGATTTTACGTTCCATGCATGAAAATATTCATGGCTGAACAAACCCAGTAATGTAATATAAGCGTCGTTATTTTTTCCGTCTTTTTGCGGCAGATCATGCCGGTCGGCCATGAGGGCAGAGGAGGATTTATGTTCCAGTCCGCCATAAATGCC includes these proteins:
- the recJ gene encoding single-stranded-DNA-specific exonuclease RecJ is translated as MKPAHIITRSVDTDALQTLLAQGVDPLLAKLYATRAIKNKSETEYNLSALLPFQNLKNIQAASERLAQAIERQEKILIVADYDADGATACALGMRGLQAMGAQTDFFVPNRFEHGYGLTEQIAELAAQTGTNLLLTVDNGIASVAGVQRAQQLGMDVLITDHHLPGEQLPECIIVNPNQPGDQFPSKALAGVGVMFYVLMALRYHLRQQNWFSKHPEPNLAQWLDLVALGTIADVVPLDQNNRLLVAQGLRRIKADKMQAGIRALFAVAKRNPQQAHAFDLGFAIGPRLNAAGRLDDMSLGIACLLSDDMESATDLAKQLNDLNHERRQIQRSMQDEANLQLAGFNTENSYSIVAYHDNWHQGVTGILAGRLRETFHRPSIVFAQAEDGTLRGSGRSITGLHLRDALDMVSKRRPDIIQKFGGHAMAAGLSISEIHLAAFQNEFEAVCRQLIRPADLNYTYQTDGSLDNQYLNLATAQQLAALVWGQNFPEPRFCDEFKVIRQQIVGTGHIKAVLHKNNCEYEVMFFRCTATLPEHIRVVYRLIANQWHQQMELQLYADYWEICN
- a CDS encoding M61 family metallopeptidase; amino-acid sequence: MLNYHLQPHSLTQHLWQVRLSFTQLDNQNFSLSLPSWVPGSYMIRDFARHIVTLSASCNNTPASAEQINKNTWACNGQAGKWEITYLVYAFDTSVRGSFLNTERGFFDGACLFLRHNQREQENCQLIITGLPENWDIATTMPQTSQPHVYQVNNYRSLIDYPVEMGYLLRLPFSAGGIEHEIVISGHFSSFDQQRLVDDVSKICASEIAMFAAPAPFERYSFLLFVGNGIYGGLEHKSSSALMADRHDLPQKDGKNNDAYITLLGLFSHEYFHAWNVKSIIPSAFLNSKLDDEAYTKLLWAFEGITSYYDDWFLVRSGVITPEQYLQLLAKTITRVQQGAGRLKQSLADSSFTAWTKYYKQNENSANSIVSYYQKGALAALCLDHYIRRHTGQQKNLDDIMRALYQDWRQRGMGLAENEWLKIAQQATGIDLTQVYQQYIMTTADLPLAEQLQQAGVQLHWAALPRQHGGAYVEHYSVAEQPSADLGARVQPASFGVSLQQVFNQGSAENAGMSAGDQLIAINDEIITDFNKQWARIHAGETVRIHFIRDGLLRQTTLLAQAALADTALLSIDNALLLKSWLQPQP
- a CDS encoding tyrosine-protein phosphatase; the protein is MTRIANIFLWCCVCFIISSCQSYANSNQLPGNFYKVSDDVYRSEQPSLKEAEQLNKIGIKTIINLRSWHSDQDKIANTDMSEIRIDMRAENITDEKIIQILKAIKNSPKPVLIHCWHGSDRTGVVIAMYRLIFQNWTKKQVIEELMKPELNHHYKIYPNIQRYIQDVDVEKIRQAVF
- the pilB gene encoding type IV-A pilus assembly ATPase PilB → MSLGLIRVLYKHQIIDAEKAEKLRQELEQKRPVIPALLQSGAINADKLASFLSGVFGIPYLNLEPYNQSLVPLDLINLKIMQQYICVPLFKRGNRLFLAVSDPTSIQHYQKIATDAGCVLNLVIVRDSQLRQLLENLGQESTNLLEDMDSIGDSSAVENNAMSADDEDGENGPIAKFVFKILGDALNSGASDIHFEFYEEMARVRFRVDGQLREVVRMPLNIRGQIASRIKVMAKLDISEKRIPQDGRIQVQFRKGAKPIDFRVSTLPTLFGEKIVMRILNSDAATLNIEQLGFEPFQKELLLEAIHRPYGMVLVTGPTGSGKTVSLYTCLNILNTDSVNISTAEDPAEINLPGINQVNVNDKQGLTFAAALKSFLRQDPDIIMVGEIRDLETADIAIKAAQTGHMVFSTLHTNNAPATLSRMLNMGVAPFNIASSVNLIMAQRLVRRLCTCKAPAERPPEFALKKAGFSDEDLAKEWTFYRPVGCERCKGKGYKGRAGVYEVMPVSDEMQRIIMNNGNEVDISTQALKEGLVDLRHAGLLKVMEGITSLDEILASTND